The following are from one region of the Bacteroidales bacterium genome:
- a CDS encoding RNA polymerase sigma-70 factor, with product MTEEDHLLVSGLKKGDRAIFEQIFKGYYSELCRFTLRYAGDPLVAEEIIQDLFFKLWMRREELTINTSLRNYLFKAATNHSLNYIRHQELQRKHFEYVGFEVDEMTGGIQSDSDGELSLKVQEALMKLPEKRRKIFEMSRFDGMKYHEIAEQLEINIKTVETQMTRALDFLRHYLKDYISVILLIINVINR from the coding sequence ATGACAGAAGAAGACCACCTTCTTGTTTCCGGATTAAAAAAAGGTGATCGTGCCATATTTGAGCAGATTTTCAAAGGTTATTATTCAGAACTCTGCAGATTCACTTTAAGATATGCCGGAGATCCCCTTGTAGCTGAAGAAATCATTCAGGATCTCTTTTTTAAGCTTTGGATGCGGCGCGAAGAACTTACAATCAACACTTCGTTACGAAACTACTTATTTAAAGCAGCAACAAATCATTCACTTAACTATATCCGTCACCAGGAATTGCAACGTAAGCATTTTGAGTATGTTGGTTTCGAAGTAGATGAGATGACCGGAGGAATTCAATCAGATTCTGATGGTGAATTATCTTTAAAAGTGCAGGAGGCATTAATGAAGTTGCCGGAGAAAAGAAGGAAAATATTCGAAATGAGCAGGTTCGATGGAATGAAATACCATGAAATTGCAGAGCAGTTAGAAATAAATATTAAGACAGTAGAGACGCAAATGACCCGGGCCCTTGATTTTCTCAGGCATTATCTGAAAGATTATATTTCAGTTATACTGTTGATAATCAATGTAATAAATAGATAA
- a CDS encoding right-handed parallel beta-helix repeat-containing protein: MHKHLTLYLLGLFLTMGICASAQVFVGGVLTQNTTFSKENNPYIVFQELVVPKGINLTIEPGTELRFSSDTRLVVKGDLIARGTISDSIYYIMNLQIPNQSLWNGIVFDSASTLMDNEGNYLSGSILSFNSIYNTNYSLTISGNSGVLIENTLIRKSSYGLYMNDSEHSVIRNCRIQQTGFGVFIPSGIGARYNTFKNNVIINNFNIGLLINNSGGRIQHNIFSGNRISNNYIGLYIGNDGEQDPGMNVFMNNIITANSLEGARIYQDSTIFINNHIVSNGIGINLKHSSFSSISGNIITDNESWAIQLIDSATQNLIDKNVLNRNGGGVRIGMHSGGNSTDNRFINNTIYQNSGKSFHIESAPQLEIGYNNLLLNGDTNSFVNKTAILIHAENNWWGTAIESRIDSLIYDYLDDAGLGLVQYKLPLNGIDTISPIPAPRNVVKRQAGPDVIVSWDPVNVSDLGGYFVYSGQFDGYFYSDQRNAGQTNSLLLPSFSVFDSIAVTAYDFQADGFTDQLEGHESEYVLALLSPYAGPDTTICLDASILLDKATAFNYEFISWTTAGDGVFSGSHILKSRYTPGTQDLINGEVLLTLSASGLGYSLTDQILISFAEPPFAFAGNDTLIFSDTIYLTSSALSSNDQGVLWQTTGDGEFDDASLLFASYTPGTADLAEGSVQLILQSYSNCGDMMDTIQIEIIKSFSINGRVFAGDDLAEDATLHVMRKNALVIEDSRSVITTQDGTFSINHIVGGEYYLYAIPDKSSYPWYAPTYFYDDLHWKSAHKLVVEENTYDVDISLTRLKMLLPSGEGEISGSCVTSGISGDLCTNIAIFLYDHTGTYLLGWTWIEDNGEFSFPAIPYGSYLIVGEKAGYERFFSNEITLSPAHPIINNAELLIEPFKISIYIPPFSIPGYLPIRLYPNPVTSLFYLDRLPAEATYDLVLTNSEGKSINFSKENITGETISIQMNSYAAGIYLLRVYSEGRLLQMFKFIKS, translated from the coding sequence ATGCATAAACACCTGACCCTATATTTGTTGGGACTGTTTTTGACAATGGGTATCTGTGCCTCTGCACAGGTGTTTGTGGGAGGTGTGCTTACTCAGAATACCACTTTTAGTAAGGAAAATAATCCTTACATTGTCTTCCAGGAGCTTGTTGTACCTAAAGGGATCAATCTGACGATTGAACCCGGTACCGAATTAAGATTTTCTTCAGATACCAGGCTTGTTGTTAAAGGTGATCTCATCGCAAGGGGTACGATCAGTGATAGTATCTACTATATAATGAATCTGCAAATACCTAATCAATCCCTCTGGAATGGGATTGTTTTTGATAGCGCATCGACCCTGATGGATAACGAAGGAAATTACCTTTCAGGCTCGATTTTATCTTTCAACTCTATTTATAACACTAATTATTCCCTTACTATTTCGGGAAATTCAGGAGTGCTTATTGAGAATACTCTCATCAGGAAGAGTTCCTATGGATTATACATGAATGATTCGGAACATTCAGTCATTCGCAATTGCAGGATTCAGCAGACAGGTTTCGGGGTTTTTATCCCTTCAGGAATCGGTGCACGCTATAATACCTTTAAGAACAATGTAATTATCAACAATTTTAATATCGGACTGCTCATTAATAATAGTGGAGGACGAATCCAGCACAATATCTTTTCGGGAAACAGGATCAGTAATAACTATATCGGTTTGTATATTGGTAATGATGGTGAACAGGACCCGGGCATGAATGTCTTCATGAATAATATTATTACAGCGAATTCGCTTGAAGGGGCAAGGATTTACCAGGATTCCACCATTTTTATTAATAACCATATAGTAAGCAATGGCATAGGTATAAATCTGAAACATTCATCATTTTCTTCGATCTCAGGGAACATCATTACTGATAATGAATCATGGGCTATCCAACTCATCGATAGCGCAACTCAGAATTTAATAGATAAAAATGTTCTGAACAGGAATGGCGGGGGCGTTAGGATAGGAATGCACAGCGGGGGGAATTCAACAGATAACCGTTTTATAAATAATACCATTTATCAGAACAGCGGTAAATCTTTTCATATTGAATCAGCACCCCAACTTGAAATAGGATATAATAACCTGCTTCTAAATGGAGACACAAATTCATTTGTAAATAAAACCGCAATACTGATACATGCCGAAAACAACTGGTGGGGTACTGCCATTGAAAGCAGGATTGACAGTTTGATTTATGATTACCTGGATGATGCAGGACTTGGATTGGTTCAATACAAATTGCCCTTAAACGGTATTGATACAATTTCACCGATACCTGCTCCAAGGAATGTAGTAAAACGGCAGGCCGGACCTGATGTTATCGTCTCATGGGACCCTGTGAATGTTAGCGACCTGGGAGGATACTTTGTTTACTCAGGGCAATTTGATGGTTATTTCTATAGTGATCAGAGAAATGCCGGACAAACAAACAGCCTCTTACTTCCCTCTTTCTCCGTTTTTGATTCTATCGCTGTAACAGCCTATGACTTTCAGGCAGATGGATTTACCGACCAGTTAGAAGGACATGAGAGTGAATATGTACTAGCGTTACTGAGCCCATATGCTGGCCCCGATACTACCATTTGTCTTGATGCCAGTATTTTGCTGGATAAAGCAACTGCTTTCAATTATGAATTTATTTCCTGGACAACTGCCGGTGATGGCGTTTTCAGTGGAAGTCATATCTTAAAATCCAGGTATACTCCCGGGACACAAGACCTGATCAATGGGGAAGTTTTGCTTACGCTTAGTGCTTCAGGTTTAGGATATAGTCTTACAGATCAAATCCTGATTTCTTTTGCTGAGCCCCCATTTGCGTTTGCTGGTAATGATACACTCATTTTTTCAGATACAATCTATTTGACAAGTTCAGCCTTATCTTCAAATGACCAGGGGGTGCTCTGGCAAACAACAGGCGATGGAGAATTTGATGACGCTTCATTACTGTTTGCAAGTTATACTCCGGGAACTGCTGACTTAGCTGAAGGAAGCGTGCAACTTATTCTTCAGTCATATTCCAATTGCGGGGATATGATGGATACGATTCAGATTGAGATCATAAAAAGTTTCTCAATAAATGGAAGAGTGTTTGCTGGTGATGATCTTGCAGAGGATGCTACATTGCATGTGATGCGAAAAAATGCATTAGTAATAGAGGATAGCCGCTCTGTAATTACGACTCAGGACGGGACATTCTCTATCAACCATATTGTTGGTGGTGAGTATTACCTTTATGCTATCCCTGATAAATCTTCTTACCCCTGGTATGCACCCACCTATTTTTATGATGATCTTCACTGGAAGAGTGCACATAAACTTGTTGTTGAAGAAAATACCTATGATGTAGATATTAGTCTTACGCGCTTGAAAATGTTGCTCCCATCAGGTGAAGGTGAGATTTCAGGCAGCTGTGTCACCTCCGGTATTTCTGGAGATTTATGTACTAATATCGCAATTTTCCTGTATGATCACACAGGAACTTATTTATTGGGATGGACCTGGATAGAAGACAATGGAGAATTTTCCTTTCCTGCTATACCCTATGGAAGCTATTTAATCGTAGGAGAAAAAGCTGGATATGAACGATTCTTTTCTAATGAAATTACATTATCACCTGCGCATCCTATCATTAATAATGCTGAATTGTTAATTGAACCGTTCAAAATCTCGATCTACATTCCACCATTCTCCATCCCGGGTTATCTACCTATACGATTATATCCTAATCCGGTAACCTCATTGTTTTACCTGGACCGCCTTCCGGCTGAGGCTACTTATGATTTAGTATTAACCAATAGTGAAGGGAAAAGCATCAATTTCAGTAAAGAGAATATAACTGGTGAAACCATTTCCATCCAAATGAACAGCTATGCAGCGGGTATTTATCTTCTTCGTGTTTACTCAGAAGGCAGATTGCTGCAGATGTTCAAGTTTATTAAAAGTTGA
- a CDS encoding FecR domain-containing protein, whose translation MIESDKRYNKLFKQLSGTWKLTEPKAAGFSFNADLAWENLNTRIVEQPVKVIPIVRHHRNNKALTANLLKIAAVLLIGFGIFQWVVFNNPMKSINSEGTSTVPVELSDGSKVFLNSSSTIKFPEKFAESKREVNFRGEAFFEITPDARHPFIIEAGETRIKVLGTSFNVKAYPENGTIEVVVNSGKVLFYSVNKNEEPIEEVELIKGEKGIFDRNSKKICRLLNDEPNYLSWKTGILVFNGTSLDKVFSVVGKKYGVNFNVNDKELYQLKLTATFDNESLDAVLEVLKLVHNLQIVNNGKDYLVGKKAG comes from the coding sequence TTGATTGAATCTGACAAGAGGTACAATAAACTATTTAAGCAATTATCGGGGACCTGGAAATTAACCGAGCCAAAAGCAGCAGGGTTTTCATTCAATGCTGATCTTGCCTGGGAAAATCTGAATACCAGGATTGTTGAACAACCAGTTAAAGTGATCCCTATAGTCAGGCATCATAGAAATAACAAAGCTCTTACTGCTAACTTGCTTAAAATTGCTGCAGTTTTATTAATAGGCTTTGGTATTTTCCAATGGGTCGTTTTTAATAACCCCATGAAATCAATTAATTCAGAAGGTACATCAACAGTTCCGGTTGAACTTTCTGATGGTTCAAAGGTTTTTTTGAATTCATCCTCAACGATAAAATTCCCTGAAAAATTTGCTGAAAGTAAACGAGAGGTTAATTTTAGGGGTGAAGCTTTCTTTGAGATTACACCTGATGCCCGGCATCCATTTATCATTGAAGCCGGGGAAACCAGGATCAAAGTCCTTGGAACCTCCTTTAATGTTAAAGCTTATCCGGAAAATGGAACAATAGAAGTAGTTGTCAATTCCGGGAAGGTTCTTTTCTATTCGGTAAATAAAAACGAGGAACCTATAGAAGAAGTTGAACTTATAAAAGGTGAAAAAGGTATCTTTGACAGGAATTCAAAGAAGATTTGCAGGCTTCTAAATGATGAACCTAATTACCTGAGCTGGAAAACCGGAATCCTGGTTTTCAATGGTACCTCGCTTGATAAGGTTTTCTCTGTTGTAGGTAAAAAATATGGAGTCAACTTTAACGTTAATGATAAGGAACTTTATCAACTCAAACTAACTGCCACATTCGATAATGAATCATTGGATGCCGTGCTTGAAGTGCTAAAACTTGTACATAATTTACAGATTGTCAATAATGGAAAAGATTACCTGGTCGGGAAAAAAGCTGGATAA
- a CDS encoding aldehyde dehydrogenase family protein: MEKFKIFCGGEFLDTKTSLSILNPETGKPVGTTSLASAEIVEKAIVAALQVKNSLKNMSSFKRYEILTFIRNGMLRERDSFAELICLESGKPIRFAFAEVDRSIQSFAVAAEESRRLPRESMSLDWTLQGSNKEGLLKYFPIGVVAGISPFNFPLNLAVHKIAPAIAAGCPIILKPSSSTPLSTLKLSQIISESGLPHGAVSVLPMDRKTGNLLVTDHRISLLSFTGSPSVGWEMKKQAGKKKVLLELGGNAGVIISKGTRMEEAIPKCINGAFSYSGQVCIHAQRIYVLKELFKEFVDGFIEGTRRLKKGTSQDPETDISVMIDEANAKRVESWILEAVSEGATILLGGHREGSYLEPTILTGTQMSMKVCCEEAFGPVVVVEPVTSFSQAVDLINAGCFGLQAGVFTDSIEEMNRAFNDLEVGGVIINDVPTFRVDHMPYGGVKESGSGREGIRFAMLEMMEPRLLVKNT, encoded by the coding sequence ATGGAAAAATTCAAAATATTTTGCGGTGGGGAATTCCTGGATACTAAGACTTCTCTCAGTATCCTCAATCCTGAAACCGGGAAACCTGTCGGTACGACCAGTCTTGCATCGGCCGAAATAGTTGAAAAGGCTATTGTTGCAGCCTTGCAGGTAAAGAATTCTCTGAAAAATATGTCCTCTTTCAAACGATATGAGATACTGACTTTTATTAGAAATGGCATGCTACGCGAGAGGGATTCCTTTGCAGAATTGATTTGCCTGGAATCCGGGAAGCCAATAAGGTTTGCATTTGCTGAAGTGGATCGTTCTATTCAATCATTTGCTGTTGCTGCTGAAGAAAGCCGTCGGTTGCCAAGGGAATCAATGTCATTGGATTGGACTCTTCAGGGTTCAAATAAAGAAGGATTATTAAAGTACTTTCCGATTGGTGTGGTTGCAGGAATCTCTCCGTTTAATTTTCCGCTAAACCTGGCAGTTCACAAAATAGCACCTGCTATTGCTGCAGGCTGTCCGATCATTCTTAAACCCTCAAGCTCCACACCCTTATCTACATTGAAGTTAAGTCAGATAATTTCAGAAAGTGGACTACCTCATGGGGCAGTTTCTGTGCTTCCTATGGATCGTAAAACAGGAAATTTGCTTGTAACGGATCATAGGATCAGCTTATTATCCTTTACCGGTTCTCCTTCTGTTGGATGGGAAATGAAAAAACAGGCAGGTAAGAAAAAAGTGTTGCTCGAACTTGGTGGAAATGCGGGAGTGATAATTTCAAAAGGTACCCGCATGGAAGAGGCTATACCTAAATGTATTAATGGTGCATTTTCGTATTCTGGGCAAGTTTGTATTCATGCACAAAGAATTTATGTATTAAAAGAATTGTTTAAGGAATTCGTTGATGGGTTTATTGAAGGGACACGAAGACTAAAAAAAGGAACCTCTCAGGATCCCGAAACTGATATATCTGTTATGATTGATGAAGCCAATGCCAAAAGAGTCGAATCCTGGATCCTGGAAGCGGTTTCCGAAGGGGCAACAATCTTATTAGGCGGGCATCGTGAGGGAAGTTATCTGGAACCAACCATCCTGACCGGCACTCAAATGTCAATGAAAGTATGTTGTGAAGAAGCCTTTGGCCCTGTTGTAGTCGTTGAACCCGTTACGAGCTTTAGCCAGGCCGTAGATCTTATTAATGCCGGATGTTTTGGACTCCAGGCAGGTGTATTTACTGACAGTATAGAGGAAATGAACAGGGCATTCAATGACCTTGAAGTTGGGGGTGTAATTATTAATGATGTACCTACTTTCCGCGTCGATCATATGCCCTATGGTGGAGTCAAGGAGTCCGGTTCAGGTCGGGAAGGTATTCGTTTTGCAATGCTGGAAATGATGGAACCCCGATTATTAGTAAAGAATACTTGA